CCACGAAATCGTCTTTGCTCATGGCGCAGATCAGCACCTCGTCAAGCGCCTCGGCGATTTCCACATAGATTTCTCCTTCATCATCCGCCAACGCCAGCTCGCCAAAAACCTCGCCGGGCCCGATAATATCCAAAATTGCTTCACGTCCTTCTGGAGAGAGGCGGACGATTTTAACGTGGCCAGTCTTCAAAAAGTAAATATTCTTTGCCTGGGCTTCCGGGAAATAAATAGCGCCGTTTTTTCGCACATGGCTCATCGAGGTGCGAGCGGCAAGATTCTTTAAGTAATCTTCCGGCAAACCTTCGAGGATATTGATATTTTTTAGGTACCATAATTTTGTCTTTTCAGACATTTTATTTGTCCCTTGCTGCTGCAAAATAATCGCGGCTTCGCTTGCATCGGCAGGCCCGTAAAGCTACTCAGATGATGGCGTTTCAGTATCTACCAGTCAAGAACAACTTGCGCCCGTCAAATATTTCTGGAAACTGGCGAAATTCCACCGAATCGAGGTTTGGAGATTCAGTTGATAAGAACACTCGACGGCAAAAAGCAAAAACGTAATAACTTTTGGCGCGCCAAATCTGATTCCAACTCTCTCCACCTTATTTGTCAAGTTTTGCAATAACGCAAAATCCTTCATCGCATTTTCCCACTTCTTGGAAATAGCTTTCTCCGAGGCGAATCCGAAGCCCGTTAAACTCATATAAAATAATTAGCGTTATCCCTACTACTTTTGGCATGTTAGTTGAAACAGCTCTATCCCAAAGCACAATGTGCTTTTTCTTTTGGGTTAATCCATGAGTTATTGCTCATACAAGCAAGAAAGCATAGTGAGGTGGCATATGAAAATCCAAGTTTTTGGTCCGGGTTGCATGAACTGCAAAACCCTCGAACAACGCGCACGCCGTGCGGCTGAGGAGTTGGGCGTGATGGCGGAATTTGAGAAAGTCACGGAGATCGACGCCATGATCGAGGCCGGCATCGTGCGCACGCCGGGCCTGGCGATTGACGGTGAGTTGATGAGCCAGGGACGCGTCAACAGCGTCGAGGAAATCAAAACCATGCTGCAAAAATTTGTTGTGACGGCGAGGTAATGCCATGTCTGCCTATCTCCATGCCCTGCGGCTGCGCTGGCAGAACTGGCAGCTCGCAGAGTCTGAAATGCGGGAGGAGTGGAAGAAATTTATTTGGCTGATTGCCGCGTTTCTGGCCTTTTATTTTTTGCCCATCACTTCTGCCGATGCGACCCGCGCGCTGGCCGGCGGCCTGGCGTTGCTGCAAGAGTATGCGCGCCGGCACGTGCTCACTTGTTTAGTGCCGGCCTTCTTCATCGCCGGCGGCATTGCGGTTTTTGTCAAAAAGGATTCCATTCTGCAATTGCTCGGGCCGATGGCGAAAAAATATATTGCCTATCCCGTGGCCTCGGTTTCCGGTGGATTGCTGGCGGTGTGCTCATGCACGATTCTGCCTTT
This sequence is a window from Cytophagia bacterium CHB2. Protein-coding genes within it:
- a CDS encoding Crp/Fnr family transcriptional regulator: MSEKTKLWYLKNINILEGLPEDYLKNLAARTSMSHVRKNGAIYFPEAQAKNIYFLKTGHVKIVRLSPEGREAILDIIGPGEVFGELALADDEGEIYVEIAEALDEVLICAMSKDDFVEFLKKNADLNLRMLKLIGLKLRKVEAKVEDLIFKSVRDRIMAFLLRFAESFGKIKDRRITVPKFLSQDEIAHMTGASRQTVATILNELRKEGVIDFTAKSLTILKPESLRIES
- a CDS encoding thioredoxin family protein, with the protein product MKIQVFGPGCMNCKTLEQRARRAAEELGVMAEFEKVTEIDAMIEAGIVRTPGLAIDGELMSQGRVNSVEEIKTMLQKFVVTAR